The genomic interval GGCGCGGTCTTCGTCGTCCTGGGCGGGCTGCTGCTGCTCACCGTCAACCTCCTCTCGCGGGCCGGGACGCGCGAGCGGGCGGGGACCATCGCGCGGCTGGCGGTGCCGGTGCGGCGGACGGAGTCCGCGGGGCCGCTGCTGCCGTCGGACACCCGGGAGGCCACCGTCTCCACGGTCTACCGCGTCTCCGGTGACGTCAGCGCGGCCGCCTCCCGCGAGCTGGTGCTCTGGTCCGGGGTGGCGCTGCTGGTCACCGCGCTGCTCGCGGTGGGCGTCGGCTGGTGGATCGCCGGCCGGGCGCTGCGGCCGGTGCACGCGGCGTTCGACAGCCAGCGCCGCTTCGTCTCCAACGCCTCGCACGAGCTGCGGACCCCGCTGGCCACCCAGCGGGCGGCGATCCAGGTGGGCCTGGACGGCGACCCCTCACCGGCCGAGCTGGCCCGGACCAGGGAGGTCCTGCTCGCCGCGAACCGCCGCTCGGAGCGGCTCATCGACGGGCTGCTGGCGCTGGCCCGCAGCGAGCGCGGGCTGGAGCGGCGGGACCCGGTCGACCTGGCCGAGGTGGTCGAGGAGGAGGTGGCGGCCGTCGCGGGCCGCGCCGGGCGGCAGGAGGTCCGGATCGACGTGGCGGCGGGGCCGGCGCCGCTGCGGGGCAACCGGGTGCTGCTCGCCCAGCTGACCGGCAATCTGCTGCGCAACGCCGTCGAGTACAACCACCGGGGCGGCACCGTCGAGGTCCGGGTCGAACCGGGCCGGCTCTCCGTGCGCAACACCGGCCCGGTGGTCGCGGCGGCGGACGTGGACGGCCTCTTCGAGCCGTTCCGCCGGGGGCGTGGCCGGGAACGGACGGGGGGCGCGGGGGCGGGGCTGGGGTTGTCGATCGTGCGGTCGATCGCGCGGGCGCACGGGGGGTGGTGCGGGCTGTGCCGGCGGTGGGGGGTGGGCTGCGGGTGACGGTGGAGCTGCCGGCGCCGTGAGCGGGGCGAGCCGGTGGGGGGCGCTGCGCGGGGCCTTGTCCCCGCCCCGCCCCTTCCCGTAACCGGGGGCTTCGCCCCCGGGCCCCCGTTCCGCGCTGACGCGCGGTGTCCTCAAGCGCCGGACGGGCTGATTTTCAGCCCGCCCGGCAACCCGCCCCGGCGGATCAGTCGCGCACGATCCCCGCCGCCCGCGCCTCCGTCAGCCAGTCCGGGAACTCCACCATCAGTTCCTTGTACAGACGCGCGTCCCCGAGCGCCCGCGGATCCCGTCCCGCGTGGAAGAAGCCCGCGTTGTCCACGACCCTCTTCTCCGGCACCGGCAGGTCGTCCAGCTTCCGCAGGAAGTCGAAGCCCTTGCCCTCCGGGTCGCCGAAGCCGACGAACTGCCAGAAGATCGGCAGCTCCGCGGCCTGGCAGAGCGCGCGCTCGGCCGCGGGCTTGCTGTACGGCCCGCCGTCGGTCTGGAAGACGACGAACGCGGGGTCGGTGGCACCCGACTTCCGGTAGTGCTCGATCACCGCCTCCATCGCCCAGTGGTAGTTGGTGCGGCCCATGTGCCCCATGCCGGCGTGCAGTTCCTCGATGCGGCCCGCGTAGTCGGTGAGGCTCAGCTCGGCGACGCCGTCGACGTCGGTGGAGAAGAAGACGACGGGCACGGTGCCGTCGTCGTCGAGGTTCGCCGACAGGCCGAGGACCTGCTCGGCGAGGTGCTGCACGGTGCCGTTCCTGTAGTACTCGCGCATCGAACCCGAGCGGTCGAGGACCAGGTAGACGGCCGCCCGCTGCCCGGCCAGCCCCTGCTTCTCCAGGGAGACCTTGGCCTCCTTGTAGAGGCTGACGAGCGCGGGCGCGGTCCGCTCCAGCTTCTCCAGGCTCACCGCCGGGGCCTGCTCGCGCGGCGGCATCGCGGGGGACGGCTCCGGCGTGGGGCCGGGCACGGGCTCCGGGCGGGGCGGCGCGGGGCGCGGGGTGGGCTCGGGCTCCGGCAGCGGCTCGGGGTGCGGCGCGGGCACCGGGTCCGGCTCGGGGACGGGCTTGGGGGCCGGCATCGGGGTCGGCGAGGGCTCCGGCTGGGGCAGCGGGTCCGGGTGGGGCACCGGGCCCGGCGTGGGGCCGAGCGGGCCGGGGTCGGGGACCGTGTCCGCGGCGGCCGGACGGGGCTGCGCGGGCACCGGCGCCCGGAGGGCCTCGGCCGGCTCGGCGGCGGCCGGGGCGACGGGCTCGGCGGCCGGCTCCGGCACGGCCCCCTCGGCGGAGGCCCGCGGCCGGGCGATGGCCGGCGCTCCGGCGGGTGCCGCGGGTGCCGTCACCCCGGCGGCCTCGTCCTCGTCCCGCCCGCCCGTGGGCGCCGGCTCCGCGGCCGGTGCCGGTACGGTCGCCGCGGTGCCGGCGGGCTCCTTCCCGGGGGCGGGTCCGGCAGCGGCCGGTTCCCCGCCGTCGACGTCGGCCTGACCCGCGTTCTGCTGGGGCAGGCCGGGTTCGTCGCGCTCGGCTGTCGCTGTCCTGGACCGGCCGAACGCGTTCCGCAGCAGACTCCGAATGCCCATGGGGAGAAGTCCTTCACATGTCTCGGGAGCTATGAAATGTCCGTAGTGCGGGGAAAAGTCCCGTGTCCGGACGGCTAGGTAAGGCTAGCTGTCGCACCCGCCCCAGCGTGCTCAGGACCCTCATAAGCCTTCCCCCGCAAACACCGTTGGGGGAAAGTCCCCGCCTCCACTCGCACCCGTGTGCCCCCGCGAGGGGATTTCTCCCTTCCTTCCGCCCTTTTCGGCGGTCTTTCCGCCCGCTCCCGCTCACCGGCCGCCCCGCCCGCCTGCTCACTCGGCGTCAGGGATCCAGTTGCCGTGGAAGCCCAGCGGCACCCGCACCGGCAGGTGCACCCTCGCGACCGGGCCCGCCGCGAAGTCCTGGGCGGCCAGCACCACCAGGTCCGACGCCGCGCGCTCCGGGTCGTAGGCGTAGGCCAGCACCCAGCCGTCGTCCTCCGCCGCGTCCGGGGCGGCGGGGACGAACGCGCCCTCGCCGACGTCGCCCGCGGGGTGGACCAGGAAGCACTCGCTCGTGCCGCGCTCCAGGTCGTACTTGACCAGCCCCGCCCCCAGCCGGTCCACGCCGGCGCCGCCCGTCGCGTGCGTGGCCGCGGAGTTCACGAGGCCGGACGGCTCCAGCATCGCGTAGCCGAAGCGGTTCCGGCCGGTCAGCCGGCGCGGGTCCGCGCGCGGGAACTCCACCGGGCGGTCGTCGACCAACTCCCGCCGCACCGACCCCGCGGCCAGGTCGACCGTCCAGCGCTCCAGCCGCGAGGGGGTCACCTGACCCTCCGCGCGGGCGTCGAAGAGGCGTTCGTAGCGGACGAGATGAACGGTGATCACACCGTCCCGCTCATGGGCGTTCATGGGATGGAAGACGAAGCACGGGTCGATCTCCAGCCAGCGCACGTCCTTCGCGCCCCCGTCGCGCGGGAGCACGCCCAGGCGCGCGGGGCGCGCGTCGTCCCAGTGCGCGCGGAACTCGCCGCCCGGCTCGGGAGCGGCGTAGACGACCGGCAGGTCGTACAGCAGGACGTGCCGCTCGGTCAGCGAGAAGTCGTGCATGAGCGGGTGCCCCTCGACGGGGATGTCCACCCGGTGCCGCACCCGGCCGTCCGTGCCCGCGACCAGATACTGCACGTACGGCCGGGCCACGCAGTACGCGACGGTGTGCAGCTCGCCGCTCGCCGGGTCGATCACCGTGTGCGCGGCCAGCCCGCCGGGCAGCGTGCCGTGGAAGTCGAACGGGCCGATCGTGTGCAGCTCGTCGTCCAGCTCGTACGGCAGCGAACCGCCCTCGACCAGCGCGAGCAGGTGCCCGGCGAACCGCTGGACGTGCGTGTTGGGAGCGAAGTCCAGGTCCAGGTGGCGCGGTCCG from Streptomyces albireticuli carries:
- a CDS encoding VWA domain-containing protein — protein: MGIRSLLRNAFGRSRTATAERDEPGLPQQNAGQADVDGGEPAAAGPAPGKEPAGTAATVPAPAAEPAPTGGRDEDEAAGVTAPAAPAGAPAIARPRASAEGAVPEPAAEPVAPAAAEPAEALRAPVPAQPRPAAADTVPDPGPLGPTPGPVPHPDPLPQPEPSPTPMPAPKPVPEPDPVPAPHPEPLPEPEPTPRPAPPRPEPVPGPTPEPSPAMPPREQAPAVSLEKLERTAPALVSLYKEAKVSLEKQGLAGQRAAVYLVLDRSGSMREYYRNGTVQHLAEQVLGLSANLDDDGTVPVVFFSTDVDGVAELSLTDYAGRIEELHAGMGHMGRTNYHWAMEAVIEHYRKSGATDPAFVVFQTDGGPYSKPAAERALCQAAELPIFWQFVGFGDPEGKGFDFLRKLDDLPVPEKRVVDNAGFFHAGRDPRALGDARLYKELMVEFPDWLTEARAAGIVRD
- a CDS encoding carotenoid oxygenase family protein, giving the protein MTEDVGTARATTNRYLSGLYAPVREEITAVDLPVTGRLPESLRGRYLRNGPNPLGDPDPATYGWFGGEGMVHGVRLRDGNAEWYRNRWVRSDAVAGQLGEKLLHGPRHLDLDFAPNTHVQRFAGHLLALVEGGSLPYELDDELHTIGPFDFHGTLPGGLAAHTVIDPASGELHTVAYCVARPYVQYLVAGTDGRVRHRVDIPVEGHPLMHDFSLTERHVLLYDLPVVYAAPEPGGEFRAHWDDARPARLGVLPRDGGAKDVRWLEIDPCFVFHPMNAHERDGVITVHLVRYERLFDARAEGQVTPSRLERWTVDLAAGSVRRELVDDRPVEFPRADPRRLTGRNRFGYAMLEPSGLVNSAATHATGGAGVDRLGAGLVKYDLERGTSECFLVHPAGDVGEGAFVPAAPDAAEDDGWVLAYAYDPERAASDLVVLAAQDFAAGPVARVHLPVRVPLGFHGNWIPDAE